The Gilliamella apicola genome window below encodes:
- a CDS encoding rhodanese-like domain-containing protein → MTITIKEITPAELAQKIEASEKLFLLDVREPNEVAICSINGSTHIPMNLIPLYLDEIPDEIDIVIYCHRGVRSLNVANYLAENGFDTEYLYNLTGGIDAWALAIDEQMTRY, encoded by the coding sequence ATGACAATTACCATAAAAGAAATAACACCTGCTGAGCTAGCACAAAAAATAGAGGCATCTGAAAAGTTATTCTTACTTGATGTCCGTGAACCTAATGAAGTTGCCATTTGTAGTATTAATGGATCAACACATATACCAATGAATCTCATTCCATTATATTTAGATGAAATTCCTGATGAAATTGATATCGTTATTTACTGCCACCGCGGTGTTAGAAGCTTAAATGTGGCTAACTATTTAGCCGAAAATGGCTTTGATACCGAGTATTTATATAACCTTACAGGTGGGATCGACGCTTGGGCACTCGCTATTGATGAACAGATGACAAGGTATTAA